A window of Streptomyces sp. DG1A-41 contains these coding sequences:
- a CDS encoding TrkA C-terminal domain-containing protein, whose amino-acid sequence MSAPRLRATPLPGIGVQYDLETREHRQLSVVAHRDGTRTVNVYRADDPDSCAQSLRLTSSEAGSLIDALKPSHHSPSLLYTTDLGLVAERIEVAATSRWNGRVLGDTRMRTETGASVVAVLRRAEAIPSPAPDFRLAGGDTLIVVGTREGVDAAASILGRE is encoded by the coding sequence GTGTCAGCTCCGCGCCTGAGGGCGACGCCGCTGCCGGGCATCGGGGTCCAGTACGACCTGGAGACCCGGGAACACCGCCAACTGTCGGTGGTGGCGCACCGCGACGGCACGCGCACGGTGAACGTGTACCGGGCAGACGATCCCGACTCCTGCGCGCAGTCCCTGCGGCTGACCAGCTCGGAGGCGGGTTCGCTGATCGACGCGCTGAAGCCGTCCCACCACAGTCCGAGTCTGCTGTACACCACGGACCTGGGGCTGGTCGCCGAGCGGATCGAGGTGGCCGCGACCTCGCGCTGGAACGGGCGGGTGCTGGGCGACACGCGGATGCGGACGGAGACGGGCGCGTCGGTCGTGGCGGTGCTGCGCCGGGCCGAGGCCATCCCTTCTCCCGCGCCGGACTTCCGGCTGGCGGGCGGTGACACGCTGATCGTCGTCGGCACCCGTGAGGGCGTCGACGCCGCCGCGTCGATACTCGGCCGGGAGTGA
- a CDS encoding sensor histidine kinase → MGVVTDIHSGRSPERVEGAVSYARAGRSGSRNVSLFWRIFSLNAAGLVVATALLLGPVTVSTPVLAGEALLLLGGLAMLLTGNALVLRFGLGPLQRLDRAMATVDLLRPGARPVVAGPAETAGLITTYNAMLDRLEAERAAGAARALSAQESERNRIARELHDEVGQTLTAVLLQLKRVADRAPVDLREEVGQAQEATRAGLDEIRRIARRLRPGVLEELGLASALRSLAAEFTTHGLTVRHHVTGDLPALTPESELVVYRVAQEGLTNTARHAGADRAELRLRPVPGGVELLVRDNGTGLGDAPEGAGITGMRERALLIGAALTLEPAPDRGTDVRLRIPATEGTR, encoded by the coding sequence ATGGGTGTCGTGACGGATATACACAGCGGTCGGTCGCCGGAGAGGGTGGAGGGGGCGGTGTCATACGCGAGGGCAGGAAGGAGCGGATCCAGGAACGTGTCGTTGTTCTGGCGGATCTTCTCGCTCAACGCGGCGGGCCTGGTCGTGGCCACGGCGTTGCTGCTCGGCCCGGTCACCGTGTCGACCCCCGTCCTGGCGGGCGAGGCGCTCCTCCTGCTCGGCGGCCTGGCGATGCTGCTCACCGGCAACGCGCTCGTGCTGCGCTTCGGCCTCGGACCCCTGCAACGGCTGGACCGGGCCATGGCCACCGTGGACCTGCTGCGTCCGGGCGCCCGGCCTGTGGTCGCCGGCCCCGCGGAGACGGCCGGGCTGATCACGACGTACAACGCGATGCTCGACCGGCTGGAGGCCGAGCGGGCCGCGGGCGCCGCCCGGGCGCTGTCCGCACAGGAGAGCGAACGGAACCGGATCGCCCGGGAACTCCACGACGAGGTCGGGCAGACCCTGACCGCCGTCCTCCTCCAGCTCAAGCGCGTCGCGGACCGGGCGCCCGTGGACCTGCGCGAGGAGGTCGGCCAGGCGCAGGAGGCGACCCGGGCCGGCCTGGACGAGATCCGCCGGATCGCCCGCAGGCTGCGCCCCGGCGTCCTGGAGGAACTCGGCCTGGCCAGCGCCCTGCGCTCGCTCGCCGCCGAGTTCACGACCCATGGGCTGACCGTGCGCCACCACGTCACCGGTGACCTCCCCGCCCTGACCCCGGAATCGGAACTCGTCGTCTACCGAGTGGCCCAGGAAGGTCTGACCAACACCGCCCGGCACGCCGGCGCCGACCGTGCCGAACTCCGCCTCCGGCCGGTCCCCGGCGGCGTCGAACTCCTCGTGCGCGACAACGGCACGGGCCTCGGCGACGCCCCGGAGGGCGCCGGAATCACCGGCATGCGCGAACGCGCCCTCCTGATCGGCGCCGCCCTCACCCTCGAACCGGCCCCCGACCGGGGCACCGACGTACGCCTGCGCATACCGGCGACGGAAGGAACACGCTGA
- a CDS encoding response regulator transcription factor: MSTRMTPGNSSTTARPPIRVLLADDHTLVRRGVRLILDGEPDLTVVAEAGDGAEAVARARETAVDLAVLDVAMPRMTGLQAARELCRRLPDLHILMLTMYDNEEYFFEALRAGASGYVLKSVADRDLVEACRAAVRDEPFIYPGAERALVRSYLERLHRGDGLPERAITEREEEILKLVAEGHTSKEIGELLFISAKTVERHRANLLQKLGMRDRLELTRYAIRAGLIEA, from the coding sequence ATGTCCACACGGATGACGCCGGGGAACTCGTCAACCACCGCCCGGCCCCCGATCCGCGTCCTGCTCGCCGACGACCACACCCTCGTACGCCGGGGAGTGCGCCTCATCCTCGACGGGGAGCCCGACCTGACGGTCGTCGCCGAGGCAGGGGACGGGGCCGAGGCCGTCGCCCGCGCCCGGGAGACCGCCGTCGACCTGGCCGTCCTGGACGTCGCCATGCCCCGCATGACCGGCCTCCAGGCGGCCCGTGAACTCTGCCGACGGCTGCCCGACCTGCACATCCTCATGCTGACGATGTACGACAACGAGGAGTACTTCTTCGAGGCGCTCAGGGCCGGAGCCAGCGGCTACGTCCTGAAGTCCGTCGCCGACCGCGACCTGGTCGAGGCCTGCCGGGCGGCCGTGCGCGACGAGCCGTTCATCTACCCGGGCGCCGAGCGGGCCCTCGTCCGCTCCTACCTGGAGCGGCTGCACCGGGGCGACGGCCTGCCGGAACGAGCCATCACCGAACGCGAGGAGGAGATCCTCAAGCTGGTCGCCGAGGGCCACACCTCCAAGGAGATCGGCGAACTCCTCTTCATCAGCGCCAAGACGGTCGAACGCCACCGCGCCAACCTCCTCCAGAAGCTCGGCATGCGCGACCGTCTGGAGCTGACCAGGTACGCGATCCGCGCCGGTCTCATCGAGGCATGA
- the miaB gene encoding tRNA (N6-isopentenyl adenosine(37)-C2)-methylthiotransferase MiaB — protein MSSIDRSQSVGGTRTYEVRTYGCQMNVHDSERLAGLLEDAGYVRAPEGADAADVVVFNTCAVRENADNKLYGNLGHLAPKKAARPGMQIAVGGCLAQKDRDTIVKKAPWVDVVFGTHNIGKLPVLLERARVQEEAQVEIAESLEAFPSTLPTRRESAYAAWVSISVGCNNTCTFCIVPALRGKEKDRRPGDILAEIEALVAEGVSEITLLGQNVNAYGSDIGDREAFSKLLRACGKIEGLERVRFTSPHPRDFTDDVIAAMAETPNVMPQLHMPLQSGSDTVLKAMRRSYRQDRYLGIIEKVRAAIPHAAISTDIIVGFPGETDEDFEQTLHVVREARFAQAFTFQYSKRPGTPAAEMDGQIPKKVVQERYERLVALQEEISWEENKKQVGRTLELMVAEGEGRKDDTTHRLSGRAPDNRLVHFTKPDQEVRPGDVVTVEITYAAPHHLLAEGPVLDVRRTRAGDAWEKRNAEKAGKPARPGVLLGLPKIGVPEPLPVAATGCGCD, from the coding sequence ATGAGCAGCATCGACCGGAGCCAGTCAGTGGGCGGCACGCGCACATATGAGGTACGCACCTACGGGTGCCAGATGAACGTCCACGACTCCGAGCGATTGGCCGGTCTGCTGGAGGACGCGGGCTACGTCCGCGCCCCCGAGGGCGCCGACGCGGCCGACGTCGTCGTCTTCAACACCTGCGCCGTGCGTGAGAACGCCGACAACAAGCTGTACGGCAACCTCGGTCACCTGGCACCCAAGAAGGCCGCCCGCCCCGGCATGCAGATCGCGGTCGGCGGCTGCCTCGCGCAGAAGGACCGCGACACCATCGTGAAGAAGGCGCCCTGGGTGGACGTCGTCTTCGGCACGCACAACATCGGCAAGCTGCCGGTCCTGCTGGAACGCGCGCGCGTGCAGGAGGAGGCACAGGTCGAGATCGCCGAGTCGCTGGAGGCGTTCCCGTCCACGCTGCCGACGCGGCGCGAGAGCGCGTACGCGGCCTGGGTCTCCATCTCCGTCGGCTGCAACAACACCTGCACCTTCTGCATCGTCCCGGCCCTGCGAGGCAAGGAGAAGGACCGCCGCCCCGGCGACATCCTCGCCGAGATCGAGGCCCTGGTCGCCGAGGGCGTCTCCGAGATCACGCTGCTCGGGCAGAACGTCAACGCGTACGGCTCCGACATCGGCGACCGGGAGGCCTTCAGCAAGCTGCTGCGCGCCTGCGGCAAGATCGAGGGTCTGGAGCGCGTCCGCTTCACCTCCCCGCACCCGCGCGACTTCACCGACGACGTCATCGCCGCCATGGCCGAGACGCCGAACGTGATGCCGCAGCTGCACATGCCGCTCCAGTCCGGTTCGGACACGGTGCTGAAGGCCATGCGCCGCTCCTACCGCCAGGATCGCTACCTGGGGATCATCGAGAAGGTCCGCGCCGCCATCCCGCACGCGGCGATCAGCACCGACATCATCGTGGGCTTCCCGGGCGAGACCGACGAGGACTTCGAGCAGACGCTGCACGTCGTGCGCGAGGCCCGCTTCGCGCAGGCCTTCACCTTCCAGTACTCCAAGCGCCCGGGCACCCCGGCCGCCGAGATGGACGGCCAGATCCCCAAGAAGGTCGTCCAGGAGCGCTACGAGCGCCTGGTCGCCCTCCAGGAGGAGATTTCCTGGGAGGAGAACAAGAAGCAGGTCGGCCGCACGCTGGAGCTGATGGTCGCCGAGGGCGAGGGCCGCAAGGACGACACGACCCACCGCCTGTCCGGCCGCGCCCCCGACAACCGCCTCGTCCACTTCACCAAGCCGGACCAGGAGGTCCGCCCCGGTGACGTGGTGACCGTCGAGATCACCTACGCCGCCCCGCACCACCTCCTCGCCGAGGGCCCTGTGCTGGACGTGCGCCGCACGCGCGCGGGCGACGCCTGGGAGAAGCGCAACGCCGAGAAGGCGGGCAAGCCGGCCCGGCCAGGCGTGCTCCTGGGCCTGCCGAAGATCGGCGTCCCCGAGCCGCTCCCGGTGGCGGCGACGGGCTGCGGCTGCGACTGA
- a CDS encoding class III extradiol dioxygenase subunit B-like domain-containing protein — MLVAAAVCPCPPLLVPDVAAGAAPELDAARAACTDALGVLAAARPGRLVVVGPVDSAGPETYPEGTRGSFRGFGVDLDVRLGRDEDTPVEHRLPYSLAVAAWLLERTGWSDAPVEGLGVGDRLVPERCARTGRGLATRAERVALLVMGDASACRTLKAPGYLDERAAPFDAEVARALGTADLAALTTLDTGLARELKVSGLAPWQVLAGAAEGADLGGSLLYEDAPYGVGYVVATWS, encoded by the coding sequence ATGCTTGTCGCCGCCGCTGTCTGCCCCTGTCCGCCCCTGCTGGTGCCCGACGTCGCCGCGGGCGCCGCTCCGGAGCTGGACGCGGCGCGGGCCGCCTGCACGGACGCGCTGGGCGTGCTCGCCGCCGCCCGGCCCGGTCGGCTCGTGGTCGTCGGGCCGGTGGACAGCGCCGGGCCCGAGACGTATCCGGAGGGCACGCGGGGCTCGTTCCGGGGCTTCGGCGTCGATCTCGACGTACGGCTGGGACGGGACGAGGACACGCCCGTGGAACACCGGCTGCCGTACTCACTGGCGGTGGCCGCCTGGCTGCTGGAGCGGACGGGATGGTCCGACGCCCCGGTCGAGGGGCTCGGCGTGGGGGACAGGCTCGTGCCCGAGCGGTGTGCCCGGACCGGACGGGGCCTCGCCACACGGGCCGAGCGGGTCGCGCTGCTGGTGATGGGTGACGCCAGCGCGTGCCGGACGCTCAAGGCCCCGGGGTATCTGGACGAACGGGCGGCGCCCTTCGACGCGGAGGTCGCGCGCGCACTCGGCACGGCGGACCTGGCCGCGCTCACGACGCTGGACACAGGGCTGGCGCGCGAACTGAAGGTCTCCGGCCTGGCCCCCTGGCAGGTCCTGGCGGGCGCGGCCGAGGGCGCGGACCTCGGCGGATCACTGCTGTACGAGGACGCGCCGTACGGAGTGGGGTACGTCGTGGCCACCTGGTCGTAG
- a CDS encoding Rv0909 family putative TA system antitoxin codes for MGLLDNVKAKLGPAKDKVSDLAQRHEDKIQHGLDKAAQVVDKRTKGKYSDRIQSGTGKAKGAVDRLAHKGDSGPGSGGTATPPGAGSTMPPPSAGGTTPPDPGRTAPPRDAGGTMPPDTGRTAPPRDAGGTPPPDAPPPTS; via the coding sequence ATGGGTCTCCTGGACAATGTGAAGGCCAAGCTGGGCCCGGCCAAGGACAAGGTCTCGGACCTCGCGCAGCGGCACGAGGACAAGATCCAGCACGGCCTCGACAAGGCCGCGCAGGTCGTCGACAAGAGGACCAAGGGCAAGTACAGCGACAGGATCCAGTCGGGCACGGGCAAGGCCAAGGGCGCCGTGGACCGACTCGCGCACAAGGGCGACAGCGGACCGGGCTCGGGCGGCACGGCGACGCCGCCGGGCGCGGGCAGCACCATGCCGCCGCCAAGCGCAGGGGGCACCACGCCGCCGGATCCGGGCCGTACAGCACCACCGCGGGACGCCGGAGGTACCATGCCCCCGGACACTGGCCGTACGGCACCGCCGCGGGACGCCGGAGGCACCCCGCCGCCGGACGCACCGCCTCCCACCTCCTGA
- the miaA gene encoding tRNA (adenosine(37)-N6)-dimethylallyltransferase MiaA, translating to MSSAPPAPRVIAVVGPTAAGKSDLGVFLAQRLGGEVVNADSMQLYRGMDIGTAKLTPEERGGVPHHLLDIWDVTATASVAEYQRLARERIEALLAAGRWPILVGGSGLYVRGAVDNLEFPGTDPEVRARLEEELTLRGSGALHARLAAADPEAARAILPSNGRRVVRALEVIEITGRPFTANLPGHDSVYDTIQIGVDVARPELDERIARRVDRMWEAGLVDEVRALEAQGLREGRTASRALGYQQVLAALAGECTLEDARAETVRATKRFARRQDSWFRRDPRVHWLSGAAADLTELPQLALSLVERPVTA from the coding sequence GTGAGCAGTGCACCCCCCGCCCCCCGCGTCATCGCCGTCGTCGGACCAACTGCGGCCGGAAAGTCCGATCTGGGCGTCTTCCTGGCCCAGCGTCTCGGCGGTGAGGTCGTCAACGCCGACTCCATGCAGCTCTACCGAGGGATGGACATCGGCACCGCCAAGCTGACGCCCGAGGAGCGCGGCGGCGTCCCCCACCACCTCCTGGACATCTGGGACGTGACCGCCACGGCGTCCGTCGCCGAGTACCAGCGCCTGGCCCGTGAGCGGATCGAGGCCCTGCTCGCCGCAGGCCGCTGGCCGATCCTGGTGGGCGGCTCCGGACTGTATGTGCGCGGGGCCGTCGACAACCTGGAGTTCCCCGGTACCGACCCGGAGGTCCGCGCCCGCCTGGAGGAGGAACTCACGCTGCGTGGCTCCGGCGCGCTGCACGCCCGGCTCGCCGCCGCCGACCCCGAGGCCGCGCGGGCGATCCTGCCCAGCAACGGCCGCCGGGTCGTCCGGGCCCTGGAGGTGATCGAGATCACCGGCAGGCCCTTCACCGCCAACCTTCCCGGCCACGACTCGGTGTACGACACGATCCAGATCGGCGTCGACGTGGCCCGGCCCGAGCTGGACGAGCGCATCGCGCGCAGGGTCGACCGGATGTGGGAGGCCGGCCTAGTGGACGAGGTGCGCGCACTGGAGGCGCAGGGGTTGCGCGAGGGGCGTACCGCCTCGCGCGCGCTCGGCTACCAGCAGGTGCTCGCGGCGCTTGCCGGGGAGTGCACCCTGGAGGACGCGCGGGCCGAGACCGTACGTGCCACCAAGCGCTTCGCGCGCCGTCAGGATTCATGGTTCAGGCGCGATCCCCGGGTGCACTGGTTGAGTGGGGCTGCGGCCGATCTCACAGAACTTCCGCAGCTCGCGCTGTCTTTGGTCGAACGACCGGTTACAGCCTGA
- the dapF gene encoding diaminopimelate epimerase, with product MSTRIPFLKGHGTENDFVIVPDPENAIDLPPAAVAALCDRRAGIGGDGLLHVVRSAAHPEARGMAAEAEWFMDYRNGDGSIAEMCGNGVRVFARYLQRAGHVTEGDLTVATRGGVKTVHIAKDGDVTVGMGKALFPEGGVTVSVGERSWPARNVNMGNPHAVAFVDDLSHAGDLISPPPFSPAAAYPHGVNVEFVVDRGPGHVALRVHERGAGETRSCGTGACAVAVATARRDGADPAVTGTPATYTVDVPGGTLVITERPDGEIEMTGPAVIVAEGEIDADWLETATRA from the coding sequence ATGAGCACGCGGATCCCCTTCCTCAAGGGTCACGGCACCGAGAACGACTTCGTGATCGTCCCGGACCCCGAGAACGCCATCGACCTGCCCCCGGCCGCCGTCGCAGCCCTCTGCGACCGCCGTGCGGGCATCGGCGGTGACGGGCTGCTGCACGTGGTGCGATCCGCGGCGCATCCCGAGGCGAGGGGCATGGCGGCCGAGGCGGAGTGGTTCATGGACTACCGCAACGGCGATGGCTCGATCGCCGAGATGTGCGGCAACGGCGTGCGCGTCTTCGCGCGCTACCTCCAGCGCGCCGGACATGTCACCGAAGGGGACCTCACGGTCGCCACACGCGGAGGCGTCAAGACGGTCCACATCGCCAAGGACGGTGACGTCACCGTGGGTATGGGCAAGGCTCTGTTCCCGGAGGGCGGCGTCACGGTCAGCGTCGGAGAGCGCAGCTGGCCCGCGCGGAACGTGAACATGGGCAACCCGCACGCGGTCGCCTTCGTGGACGACCTGTCCCACGCCGGTGATCTGATCTCCCCGCCGCCCTTCAGCCCGGCCGCCGCCTACCCGCACGGTGTGAATGTCGAGTTCGTGGTCGACCGCGGCCCCGGGCACGTCGCGCTGCGCGTGCACGAGCGCGGTGCCGGCGAGACCCGCTCGTGCGGCACGGGCGCGTGCGCGGTGGCCGTGGCCACCGCCCGCCGAGACGGCGCCGACCCGGCGGTCACCGGCACCCCGGCGACCTACACCGTGGATGTCCCCGGCGGCACCCTGGTGATCACCGAGCGGCCCGACGGCGAGATCGAGATGACCGGCCCGGCGGTGATCGTGGCCGAGGGCGAGATCGACGCCGACTGGCTGGAGACCGCCACGCGCGCGTGA
- a CDS encoding HD domain-containing protein codes for MSAEATNSVTPGPMPGAVSGPVTPTAPRRKARPRIDLRRLGRAALLGPAARGRLPDAISHVVDAHRAHHPDADLEPLRRAYVLAESSHRGQMRKSGEPYITHPLAVTLILAELGAETTTLTASLLHDTVEDTDVTLDQVGEQFGEEVRFLVDGVTKLEKVDYGAAAEPETFRKMLVATGNDVRVMSIKLADRLHNMRTLGVMRPEKQERIAKVTRDVLIPLAERLGVQALKTELEDLVFAILRPEEYEHTRELIVRNAARADDPLAEVADEVRTVLREADIPAEVLIRPRHFVSVHRVSRKRGRLQGSDFGRLLVLVNEDADCYGVLGELHTCMTPVVSEFKDFIAVPKFNLYQSLHTAVAREDGQVVEVLIRTHQMHKVAEAGVVALGNPYAPAPDDPADGERVDPTRPGWLSRLLDWQEAAPDPDHFWSTLREDLAQDREITVFRPAGGTLGLPEGATCVDAAYAQYGEDAHACIGARVNGRLATLSTVLKDGDTVQLLMGQDPVSEPSREWLEHAHTPAARIAIQRWLAAHPAQAEAQRTEGREDRQAEERAAPPRPATAVPSDPDGPAPEQAAARLSGGNVLTDRPGATVRLAGCCTPVRPDEITGFAVRGGAVTVHRAECAAVARMKDGGRAEVGVRWGDATECRVTLVAESFVRPHLLADLTEAMALEGAEIVSATVEPPTQQQVRHTYTVELPDAAHLPALMRAMRNVAGVYDVTRAQPQMQGG; via the coding sequence ATGAGTGCGGAGGCCACGAATTCCGTGACCCCAGGCCCGATGCCGGGCGCGGTGTCAGGACCGGTGACGCCGACAGCCCCGCGCAGAAAGGCCCGCCCCCGGATCGACCTGCGACGCCTCGGCCGCGCCGCGCTGCTCGGCCCCGCCGCCCGAGGCCGGCTGCCCGACGCCATCAGCCACGTCGTCGACGCGCACCGCGCCCACCACCCCGACGCGGACCTCGAACCCCTGCGCCGCGCCTACGTCCTGGCCGAGTCCTCGCACCGCGGCCAGATGCGCAAGAGCGGCGAGCCGTACATCACGCACCCGCTCGCCGTGACTCTGATCCTCGCCGAACTCGGCGCCGAGACCACGACGTTGACCGCGTCTCTGCTCCACGACACCGTGGAGGACACGGATGTGACGCTCGACCAGGTCGGCGAGCAGTTCGGCGAGGAGGTCCGCTTCCTCGTCGACGGCGTCACCAAACTGGAGAAGGTCGACTACGGCGCCGCCGCCGAGCCCGAGACCTTCCGCAAGATGCTCGTCGCCACCGGCAACGACGTCCGCGTCATGTCGATCAAACTCGCCGACCGGCTCCACAACATGCGCACCCTCGGCGTCATGCGCCCCGAGAAGCAGGAGCGCATCGCCAAGGTGACACGTGACGTGCTGATCCCGCTCGCCGAACGGCTGGGCGTCCAGGCGCTCAAGACCGAACTGGAAGACCTCGTCTTCGCGATCCTGCGCCCCGAGGAGTACGAGCACACAAGGGAGTTGATCGTCCGCAACGCCGCCCGCGCGGACGACCCGCTCGCCGAGGTCGCCGACGAGGTGCGCACCGTGCTGCGCGAGGCGGACATCCCGGCCGAAGTCCTCATCCGGCCCCGCCACTTCGTCTCCGTGCACCGGGTCTCCCGCAAACGCGGCCGGCTCCAGGGCTCCGACTTCGGCCGCCTGCTGGTGCTGGTGAACGAGGACGCCGACTGCTACGGCGTCCTGGGCGAACTCCACACCTGCATGACGCCGGTGGTCTCGGAGTTCAAGGACTTCATCGCCGTACCGAAGTTCAACCTGTACCAGTCGCTGCACACGGCCGTCGCCCGCGAGGACGGCCAGGTCGTCGAAGTCCTCATCCGCACCCACCAGATGCACAAGGTCGCCGAGGCCGGAGTCGTCGCGCTCGGCAACCCGTACGCACCGGCCCCCGACGACCCGGCCGACGGCGAACGCGTCGACCCCACGCGTCCCGGCTGGCTCTCCCGGCTCCTCGACTGGCAGGAGGCGGCACCCGACCCGGACCACTTCTGGTCGACCCTGCGCGAGGACCTCGCCCAGGACCGCGAGATCACCGTCTTCCGGCCCGCCGGCGGCACGCTCGGCCTGCCCGAGGGGGCGACCTGTGTGGACGCCGCGTACGCGCAGTACGGCGAGGACGCGCACGCGTGCATCGGCGCCCGTGTCAACGGCCGTCTGGCGACGCTGAGCACCGTCCTGAAGGACGGCGACACGGTCCAGCTCCTCATGGGCCAGGACCCGGTGTCCGAGCCTTCCCGGGAGTGGCTGGAGCACGCGCACACGCCCGCGGCCCGGATCGCCATCCAGCGGTGGCTGGCCGCTCATCCGGCGCAGGCCGAGGCCCAGCGGACCGAGGGCCGGGAGGACCGGCAGGCCGAGGAACGCGCGGCGCCTCCCCGGCCCGCGACCGCCGTCCCATCCGACCCGGACGGCCCAGCTCCCGAGCAGGCGGCCGCCCGCCTCTCCGGCGGCAACGTCCTCACCGACCGGCCAGGCGCGACCGTCCGGCTCGCCGGCTGCTGCACACCCGTACGGCCCGACGAGATCACCGGCTTCGCCGTACGCGGGGGAGCGGTCACCGTGCACCGCGCCGAGTGCGCCGCGGTGGCCCGTATGAAGGACGGGGGGCGCGCCGAGGTCGGCGTGCGCTGGGGCGATGCCACCGAGTGCCGGGTCACGCTGGTCGCCGAATCGTTCGTCCGCCCCCATCTGCTCGCGGACCTCACGGAGGCCATGGCCCTGGAAGGCGCCGAGATCGTCTCCGCGACCGTCGAACCCCCGACCCAGCAGCAGGTCCGTCACACGTACACCGTGGAGCTCCCGGACGCGGCCCACCTGCCCGCCCTCATGCGCGCAATGCGCAACGTGGCCGGGGTGTACGACGTCACCCGGGCACAACCGCAGATGCAGGGCGGCTGA
- a CDS encoding M1 family metallopeptidase — protein MRLTPHRTRTRSCRRRTSAALLASAVSVCLVAASAPAVPLGVGDRLFPYLGNPGYDVAAYDLSFTYPGSNSEPLRAVTTIDAWTTADLDRVNLDFAHGTVHSVEVDGEPATFGTAGEDLVITPEDSVSDGNWMRITVRHTSDPVPAKGREGGWVRTADGLAMANQADAAHLVFPCNDHPSDKAMFTIRVTAPDGHTAVANGLSAGVDRFGGSTTWTYRTQHPMATELAQVSIGRSTVLHRIGPHGLPVRDVVPTKHRKALEPWLEKTPEQIAWMESKVGRYPFETYGLLMADASTGFELETQTLSLFERELFTEPVYPAWYVDSIMIHELAHQWFGNSVGPRTWSDLWLNEGHATWYEALYAEEQADKPMRDRMKAAYGASDRWRASGGPPAAPKAPEPGRKTSIFRPNVYDGAALVLYALRQEIGRPAFERLERAWVGRYQDDTATTEDFVRLAAEISGRDLDGFFQGWLYGEKTPPMPGHPDWKPAAPAKVGAPAEAVAR, from the coding sequence ATGCGCCTCACCCCCCACCGCACCCGAACCCGTTCCTGTCGTCGGCGGACGTCCGCGGCGCTGCTCGCCTCGGCCGTCTCCGTCTGCCTCGTCGCCGCGAGCGCCCCGGCCGTCCCGCTCGGCGTCGGCGACCGCCTCTTCCCGTACCTGGGCAACCCCGGCTACGACGTCGCGGCGTACGACCTCTCCTTCACCTACCCCGGCAGCAACAGCGAGCCGCTGCGGGCCGTCACCACCATCGACGCCTGGACCACCGCCGACCTGGACCGCGTCAACCTGGACTTCGCCCATGGCACGGTCCACTCGGTAGAGGTCGACGGCGAGCCCGCCACGTTCGGCACCGCCGGCGAGGACCTGGTGATCACGCCCGAGGACTCAGTCTCGGACGGCAACTGGATGCGGATCACCGTGCGGCACACCAGTGACCCGGTGCCCGCGAAGGGGCGCGAGGGCGGCTGGGTGCGCACTGCGGACGGCCTCGCCATGGCCAACCAGGCCGACGCCGCGCACTTGGTGTTCCCGTGCAACGACCACCCCTCCGACAAGGCGATGTTCACCATCCGGGTCACCGCACCCGACGGCCACACAGCCGTCGCCAACGGTCTGTCCGCCGGGGTGGACAGGTTTGGCGGGTCGACCACGTGGACGTACCGCACCCAGCACCCCATGGCCACCGAGCTCGCCCAGGTCTCCATCGGCCGCTCCACGGTGCTGCACCGCATCGGCCCGCACGGACTGCCCGTACGGGACGTCGTCCCGACCAAGCACCGCAAGGCGCTCGAACCCTGGCTGGAGAAGACCCCGGAGCAGATCGCCTGGATGGAGAGCAAGGTCGGCCGCTACCCCTTCGAGACGTACGGCCTGCTCATGGCCGACGCCTCCACCGGCTTCGAACTGGAGACCCAGACGCTCTCCCTCTTCGAGCGGGAGCTGTTCACCGAGCCCGTCTACCCGGCGTGGTACGTCGACTCGATCATGATCCACGAGCTGGCCCACCAGTGGTTCGGCAACAGCGTCGGCCCCCGCACCTGGTCCGACCTGTGGCTCAACGAGGGGCACGCCACCTGGTACGAGGCGCTGTACGCCGAGGAGCAGGCCGACAAGCCGATGCGGGACCGAATGAAGGCCGCGTACGGTGCTTCCGACCGCTGGCGCGCGTCCGGCGGACCACCCGCCGCCCCCAAGGCTCCCGAGCCGGGCCGCAAGACCAGCATCTTCCGTCCCAACGTCTACGACGGCGCCGCGCTCGTCCTGTACGCCCTGCGCCAGGAGATCGGCCGACCGGCCTTCGAACGTCTGGAACGCGCCTGGGTCGGCCGGTACCAGGACGACACCGCCACGACGGAGGACTTCGTCCGGCTGGCCGCCGAGATCTCCGGGCGCGACCTGGACGGCTTCTTCCAGGGCTGGCTGTACG